The sequence cctcagagggCAGCTTAGGCTGGCTGGAgtttgcctgggcttccctctctgccaaaggcagaagcaggaattgttcctgcatcagcagaaggctgtgactgcTTGACTTCTAGCCACTGGTAGAAGCCCTGCTGAGATCAGTCTCTAGAAGAACAAatcaagccctttgtgattctgcagcacaacccaatgaatctgcttcttgcctgtaacagctgccagtgctgtgctctcagataagaccTGGTAGAGTTGAGAAGAGAGCCCAGGGGATTCTGTGTCTacaatcacctgttgggacaaaaagggcactgatccaCACCTCGGTggggctgatctcaaagcccatcctgttgtgtcctgaatgggggcaacagcttgtacagggctcaggctcactctggcttcttcccatcagtgcctgtcagtgctcatgcttggcctTTGCCAGCCTGGTTGTGCTCGATGCCCCggccctgagggctgcagggactgcagaggctggagccttccttagctgggagggtcccgctgctgcccggctgctgcagcgcggagctgcctgaggcagcagccccttctctggGCCGGCTTCTGCCTCGCATGGCCTGGACTCACAAGAGGGTTAgcatctcctctgggcagctctctgtgtcacaggggtgcctgaggagcactgctgtccctctgtgcccgtGCCCGCCGTGCCGAGTTGGGAAGATGGGGAGGTGTGCGGTGCCGAGAGGGCGAGTGCAATGGGAGCGACTGATCCGCGCTGTCAGGGTGAAGAGAAGCGGCGTGGTTCTTCACGCGGGGCACGGGCAAGGGCGTCTTTGAactcagcctgctcataaagggtgagggtcctgatgctgaaagccccgtcaCGATTGGTTCtggcatgagctgctctggtttacaactGGGAAGGCATTCTAttggcaaactgctgcaaggtggaaaagatgggaaCACTTGGCAATATTCCTCCTGTTCTGAACTTGACATCTGTTCAGAGGAATTGATTCGGGATGTGCAGGTGCATTTAATCTTAGCAAGTGGGAAACCTTTTCTAAATCTCGCAGTGTTTATtcccaacaaaacaaaggcactcttagttccagctctcctcaaTGTTTCTAGAGGACAAACTTACTTGCTTTGGTATGTATTCTCTTCTGGTCTCAGTGTAGTCTGAATCtatctccctgtgcttccctgtgtgtctgctgcCAAGAGGTCTCTCACTTCAAAGGATGCaagaaatcagtctctgtgccagccagacttgtgcTGTGGAcgtgctgttcttttcttgttgttccagttcctgttcctgttgttgttagccacctcagagctggctaacaaagggagggctcagagccccagacagTGGGGCTGCCATTTGTATCTCCGAGAAggtgggatctctgctttaaagtgaacatcttgcattttgtttccctcagggagaatggtgaaGACGGAAAATCCTATCATCAAATACATTGAACTGGAAAGTATTGGCAGTGGGTGAGTCCAAGCAATGCTAATTTTACAAAACTATGCATGAGGTGTTTTGCTGGTGGAATAGGTATCAAGCGTGAAGtcagacaagctgcaaatgTGTTCAGGCACTGGGCTTAGATTGTCAATGCTGATCAGAATTTCTAATtgtgctcagaaggcattgtccaGAACATCTCCATGcttccagagtcctgcagcttttaggcatttacagcagagatctcctgtgtgggctggctttcagtgcaagatctaaatggcttctcctttctctgcttctcttttgtttctaggagttttggagatgtttttaaagcactcgacactgccacaggaggagaggtaaatgtcaacagcccctgcagactctgctgctcttgaggggctttccccacagctcccctctggtgtgagctgtggctggagttTGGCTAGAGCCGTGCTGAAAaagcacaagaagcacagactggtgccagtctgcaaaatacattttgcactttgtcctcctcagctgccggaaggaaggcacgcagggcagcgcttcctttcagaccaggacgcgctcactcgctctccattgctaaaacaaaggtggtgccttagagcacctccctgctctttggggctacagctttggagtcctgaattctcgattctggctgccagcaaatccatcggaaagttactggtagttccttagccacctgcagtgttACCCTTGGCAATtgcacatagggagagatctgcaagtgccctaaaagccctaagccctgcccattgCCCAAGATGTATCCACTGaatattaaggcatggattacttcttctgaatcctagaaagagcagcagagagtgtggtcagaggtttgtgggtgatagttGAGACACAACTGTTACTAAGTggacaaggcaaaatgtcagcGGCCCCACATGTtctgtaactggctcccaagggagcagagaaatgggctgttggaatgtcagttcctaattactgcagtgcctaatcacaaggcagtttggcacagctcagctgtgtcattgcaaaatcactcgcttCATGTGCGTTGTTGTCTCCTGCCACCAACTgctcaagttactgattttcaatgtcattttaggtggccataaagaaaataaatcttcaaggacCGAGAAGGATGGAACGAAGCATTAATGAAATCCAAATCATGAAGAGGTACaggagtcccaatgttgtgaatttTTTAGACAGGTGAGTGGTTCTGGTCTTATCCCATGTgtgcatttacatacagcaaacataagaggttaaaaacccactttggtcagtggcagaTAGTAGAGCtgtcaatttttatttattcatatctctctactcatctccaatggatgagaagagagtgcatcccttctgcatgagtcttccctggcacacctagtttgaaaattattctaaaattattcaaaatctggatcagctgtatcttccttAGTCATCAGCCTCGAAGTTTACTGCCTCCACATAtttttgggattgattttttcaagtttctgaaGTGCTGATGAACCGTCCTAAaatggatttcccttggattgttgccactctttgccattgctgggcatgccaggaagactaggtgcttatttccagaaacaccatgcctgacctgggctgtttctaaactggGCTGGTTTTTTacctgggctgtttctaaactgcatttttcactcACTAGCCATCTAAGatatctcctttttcacagctgtgcttttctccttgagactgcaaagattgcaaacaatgcacagccaagagggaatatCTATTGCTatgattctgtccttgtcacaaaggcattTGGAAGTAAGAAACCTGGAGGCAAAAATCAACGTAGCCATGCATGCTCATCTCCACggccttctttccttctttcagctaccttgtgGGTGAGGAACTCTGGCTGGTGATGGAGTACATGGACGGAGGCACCCTGAACGACATCCTCAGCACGACGGCTCTgtatgaagatgaggcagcagccatcagtcgggaggtcagcaatcccatctgtgttttcaagggcttgggcaggattgtctgggaaacaggggctcagacctgcagtgatttcctgtgccaagctttggttctgtgttgctggtgtgctatgggcaagaaaaagcatctcaagtgaaaggcctgccagtgctcctgcactccctgtactcagtgccagtactcttctctcctgctgttgtattctcgctcgggctcatgtatttgtatttgctgttctccaccttgcctctctaaatgtttgcctggagtctgtcttcactacattccttgcctgtgaaagcaaaggtgctggtggcaggattggaaatgatcagcaaagaaaaaagagagagactcgtttctctcaggcctcagcatacaaggacaggagtgcagccaaaaggctctttgcttctgagcacatgcactgcagcagcagtcatcTTGGCTGGTTTGTAGGGCACAGTTtataacagcaggtgctgttgctctttcagaagctgacatgcctttcctcagaaaggtcctgctcttcaagtgctggagcagcaagctcttcctctcagtggcactgtgttctgccattactgcccattcccctgcagagggaatcttttagattctttgttgcctttcttgtgggatgaaatcacatcactcatttttgccctcctctttctgttttctctctcagtgcctgcaaggactgcattttcttcacacaaaccatgtgatccatcgagatgtgaagagtgacaacatccttctcagaaccgatggttctgtcaagctgggtcagtgtattcttggtcaggagcagcattccagggatgtgggtgtggggctgcttggagtgacagccagctcccctaaatggggctggtggcagcgcAGGGACACCcgctgtgagctgagggcacagttgcaacgtgcacagaggtaggacaaggaacaagcagtcaagagtggccttgctctgtgtgtgtcccttccagagggagggagttacaagtctaaagcttccaaagaacaaaagacacTACTGGCGACAGTGTAAAAAATGGGGGGAGTTTAAAAGTcgccaatgccaggagattcaacagcacattttccaaCTTCTACTGGGCAATTCTTtggcttgctttcctaattgcacagaattcaaatagaaacagagttttgctttctcctcaggtgattttggcctctctactcagctcagccctgagcagagcagacggtgctcggtagtcgggactccttggtggctgGCGCCAGAAGTGCTGACAAGTCAACCATATGgtcccaaagtggacatatggtcttttggaatcgTGGGGATTGAAATGATTGAACAAGAACCTCCCTACTGGAACCAAAGTCCCAtcacggtaaggagcaaatactcactgatcccactgtctttctcacctgtcccttgtcctgcgTGCCATTGGACAAAAGCCCATTGTCATCTGCctgaactacttccaccaaggtcccctcctaaaAATGggcctgcaacacatcagcatctgctgtagttttggtttcagcagtgggggaactcaagccttaccacatgcaaacaaactccaaacaaactctcttctcaggcaacactttcctttggcttttaaGTGGTTCCAGTCCTTTGGCTGTGGAGATGGCCTTAATAGCAGAAAAGAAGCATCTGATAACtgctgttatctttccagaaatgaaggaaggcaacacaaacccaacaaagtttctaaaactgtgGTCTTTAGAGATGAACCTAACTCCCTGtacagtttcttctcactgggaaacatgcctgaaacctgggcatgagagtgtaaaggccactgagtctcttctgcttcctgtacagtgctgctgaaacactcagtcactgtgtttctctcctagccaaAGGCAAAttctctgtgtcaccaagccagagcctggtgatgtggagagcctgccaaaacctccaaTTTCTTTCCAGGCCCTTTCTGGCATGGGCCTAtcattaatgcattgacttgagtagccaaatgagcagagggtggccatagggatggcacctctccttcttctgaccatgacaatttttcttttgctgcaaaatgggaagctgcaattttcTGACTGCcgagagacagagctgcagggggcTCCTTTGTGCCCAAGCAGcaattttcatcccaatacatttgtgcaggcatctaAATGTGTCTCTGTTGAAGATgagattgtaaatgtttatttccttacctGGGGATTAATTGATggattccctttctttccttccaattaccattgttttcaaaaaaagcacaaaaggtatgatgagttttgttcttggGCACGTGCgcttaaaggaccaacaagcactgcagacatgcctttcatgtagtaacccttgaaattagtttgtatagcacagtccctcttccaaaaagcctctcaagctgGTGTGAATCCTTATGGAAGCAAATGTGCGTTTTCTGATGTAGTTCCCATTAACTAGCAcagtcaatgaaatcagctgccaaggcaagatctgtgggatggtggaaaagctgtggctgcatcgggtttgggttttctggttggtaaaggaaaatgatctctgggtctctgccagggcagaaactgccactgaagaacagaggttaaacaaagggagGTGGGACAgcacttagagatgtgaaagcagcaagtggagcctggtgtctcctttttctccaggctacacaactgatagccacagtagggaccccacggctgcagcagcccaaccgATTCTCGCCTtgcctgcgtgacttcctgagctgctgcctgcagacagacgaggagcagcgctggtctgccagggagctcctgcaggtaaaatgggaaggggctgcaggtgaaacaggttctgaggcatgggctcctcctccactcaagtccaaggcatcagatgagcccccttcctcctcacctccattcttggtgctcttcaaatgaaaatgatgaggaatcctagactgggctgggctgccagggccctgtAAAGGTCCTCTGGTGAAAGtatcctgcaatgagcagggacatcttcaaagAGATCAGGCTtctcagagccctttcccactggagccggaatggttgcagggatggtGCTCCTAAAAGCTCTTGCGGGCAACCAGTGCCAGAGTCACACCATGCTCCGAGTAAACAAGTTCTGATTAGATCctgtttctgtttaaaaatattcacccacatcctattgtaactggccctgttaaaaaatatgtccctcactttcttcaaagccactctgaagtcttggaaagtggcaataaagtctccctggggcctgttcttcacaaaactgagtaactccacctctctctgcatttcctgagtcagagagctcctctggctgtttcGGTCACTCTCTTTTGTCATTTGGTGGTGtgctcagttttatctaatggcaaaagaattgaagtagagcaatgcaggctGCAGAGACGTGAAATGGTGGtgcaggaacccaaggaagccagtcccagcctaggggtcagagatttggctgtgggcaggaggggtcctggggtgctcactgtgagcctcctgggggccctggtttgtgccccccagcccacccttagaggtttctgccacgcaaacagggacagctgggaagGACTTGtaccagccccatctgctgcctggcacgctcaagcagacaggaactgtgccagggttagtgccaggttgtgtggcagagagggaactgcagggcccagtgccactgggctggccctgctgggaaggaagatgccatccagcacacgagaggcagggcatggaaaggtagccactgctctgtctccctgtgggaatcagcacagtgcctgtctttcaaagagagGGACCAGTGTGAGGCTTTAGAGatacctgaaaagaagaaactccaaggacagaaagcaccatttctagagcactggcaggggaaaaatcctagcaagatgaagacacctggataaatggatgagtgggattctgggccacatttgcctgtgatggctAAGTCCGGCGCATAAAGATGGAGGTCTAGATGGTCCCATTGGTCCTCTTCCTGCATCCTTCTATAAGACAGAGGAATCCTATGAAGCACTAAGCTTGTAAAGTCATGTTGTTgatttgttgatttgtttttttttccctttgggcagcatccatttgtaacatttgctgagcctgtgtccagcctggtgccgctgattgtttcagtgaagaagaggagggagacaagAATGTGACAATCACATCAGGACCATTTATTCGTCAACCActttagagtaggattgtaggTTAGGATTaagattaggattaggattaggattaggattaggattaggattaggattaggattaggattaggattagggttaaggTTAAGGTTAGAGTAGGATTGTCTAATAGGAGTGCAGAGTAGGATTGGAAATGAATACAGTTTCTGAAACCACAAGTCACCTTGAagattcccttccttctcactctgcGAATACGCTCAAGAATTTCTTATGAATtgtctgttgtttcttaaaGGTGGAAAGTGACACAATGTCTTTGACATGGTGTGAAAGTGGGGAAGAAGGatgttcttcattcatcctctccagaccacactgcctttggaatctgGCCCACTGGTCTGTTTTTGGCCAGCTTTGGTATTTctatttgaggcagaaagggcaatggcatttgaagtcaaaaccaaaagaagaatgaggcagcccaacaccctgtgcagatgcaggccttcagctgtgactggagaacattggggctcctgccacttggatttgtatcccaaaatgcaataatctctttggctggaggagagccttgctcaagtgagaaagcagaaagatcagagagggtgctcgggaaggtctcctgtggtgcagagctgtcagcgcctgtgaggtgagagcgggcccagccttggctggggtggagccccagcagagccccggcagaggccggagcaggctgagccccggcagaggcaggctggaaggaggcccttggagctgcaagaggcagcagccgggccctgggtgcctgttCCCGGCAGtgggcgaatcctccgctctcagagcccaggtggcagctggctgctgccgaggggaagcgcagccgtgctgggcacagcccagcctggaggcattggccgtctggagtgtgcccaggagcagagaaagatcAAGGGCAGCCGAGggttgctgggctgcctgaggattcctcctcttctgccggctgccctgcaactcctggcaaaggtcagcagtgtgtgcagcactctgggcaccggggcagggagccgggctgct is a genomic window of Ammospiza nelsoni isolate bAmmNel1 chromosome Z, bAmmNel1.pri, whole genome shotgun sequence containing:
- the LOC132087024 gene encoding serine/threonine-protein kinase PAK 1-like — its product is IKKINLQGPRRMERSINEIQIMKRYRSPNVVNFLDSYLVGEELWLVMEYMDGGTLNDILSTTALYEDEAAAISRECLQGLHFLHTNHVIHRDVKSDNILLRTDGSVKLGDFGLSTQLSPEQSRRCSVVGTPWWLAPEVLTSQPYGPKVDIWSFGIVGIEMIEQEPPYWNQSPITQALFNAAHTSIAGLFFFSLSIAGRGSLYESRKGRDC